A region of Anopheles merus strain MAF chromosome 2R, AmerM5.1, whole genome shotgun sequence DNA encodes the following proteins:
- the LOC121588192 gene encoding uncharacterized protein LOC121588192 has protein sequence MKLSNAYEARSRSFVLLSVVVLLLVGEARGLNLVAHISQRGLHGEIAFSQHNDRQVLIASELETTLQYPEQAWSWGVYQLPVDYTIVDPQERCQLARLGEQLWSFDDDLGYLMLPGNESTTWLNDISLTGEKGLWGKSLVLYDPTINVRICATIVTRDGSQDHLAEARFSSPITGSIYFRWLAAKESNHSDTLIHTNLFHIRDQSRKMGSPAYTEHVWKIYVTDIFESEAQNAEENCNKLQLVFDPQNRGAGNAIGDIDGRVGPLRITTNARQNQYPQLFHDHKLVLLPSDLYGPSRKLYVVVFDPTHPDTFLACAKIRHQKPRTARALVDGGGMRGDMRFTQRSRFEPTWIQANFGAASNETAANINYAKDVSSFRINQLPLEAYAGPEERYCLTGGGVFNPTGIAEKDKPPPGYGTQDQYPVGDLSGKLLNRNKKESHSFYLPGSSAELSGLYWDTFLPLQGPNAITFRSFSVHRYNRTLPTNITEAPWACGTVALYEFNRPYHLPILTAQVLYRYPIVGRILFRQVKDEHWSETAVIFEYLIHADGSNVNKTADHRWAITDEPPGKDFYDWQNRCVSAGGVYNPFKAAPLMGKGWEEICTGSSVELCRVGDLSNRLGALAIAGHKREATEISRKMFIDVNLPLSGPASILGRSLVIFDDNGPKARGERLACSVIGGYHRRKVVARDWYSNGDLLTIKGKLELVQQSEYDLTNAEVDFKGLDQNSGYHVHVAPVEGDLEFPCEDSTVYGHWNPRNVEPKQSPPPAMGSTDQYELGDLSGKFGTLDGVTMYEQTYNDTRLPLFGYESIIGRSIVVHKKEKNRRWACSTLERGYSPNEAREIRAIASFHHPAGFAYGYIRFTQLIGNDNSQSDTIIEVKLRYPGKHDRNVTHNHNWHIWVNPVGVDATVQQVETRCVAAGYVWNPYYTQLADPLNQELYKQECGPDNPLRCYVGDVGARLGPISIGSRRQVFTDSNFPLEGTVSALGRSIVIFGAEFSGHRFACAKIEPDHDIVKYINLKKPPRFVVAQFLEDVRHVMGLPEWMLAIDSRSTKSLHNDACIQMIVHFKGPAAHKIEQDFSRLLAVGRLDSPSIYIPGYDNSKRKRTLSYRTCGVRDPNEKSAKTLFGSSGSMRSLPAGLGVLLALAFVRLFSQAMV, from the exons ATGAAGCTCTCGAACGCGTATGAAGCGAGATCTCGCTCGTTTGTACTGCTGTCCGTAGTGGTGCTACTTCTGGTTGGTGAAG CTCGAGGGTTAAACCTGGTGGCGCATATCTCCCAGCGTGGACTGCATGGAGAGATTGCCTTCTCGCAGCACAACGACCGGCAGGTATTGATTGCATCCGAGCTCGAGACGACGCTCCAATATCCGGAACAGGCGTGGAGCTGGGGCGTCTACCAGCTGCCGGTCGACTACACGATCGTAGATCCGCAGGAGCGCTGCCAGCTCGCACGACTCGGTGAGCAGCTGTGGTCGTTCGACGATGACTTGGGCTATTTGATGCTGCCGGGCAATGAGTCGACCACCTGGCTGAACGACATCTCGCTTACCGGCGAGAAAGGCCTGTGGGGCAAATCGCTCGTCCTGTACGATCCGACCATAAACGTGCGCATCTGTGCGACAATTGTGACGCGCGATGGCTCGCAGGACCACCTGGCCGAGGCACGCTTCTCCAGCCCCATCACCGGGTCCATCTATTTCCGCTGGCTGGCGGCAAAGGAATCGAACCACTCAGACACACTGATCCACACCAACCTGTTCCACATACGCGATCAGTCGCGGAAGATGGGCAGCCCAGCCTACACCGAGCACGTGTGGAAGATTTACGTGACGGACATTTTTGAAAGTGAGGCACAGAATGCGGAAGAAAACTGTAACAAGCTGCAGCTGGTGTTTGATCCACAAAATCGCGGCGCGGGCAATGCCATCGGTGACATTGATGGACGTGTCGGTCCACTGCGCATCACGACGAACGCGCGGCAGAATCAGTACCCTCAGCTCTTCCACGACCATAAGCTCGTTCTGCTGCCGAGCGATCTTTATGGGCCGTCGCGCAAGCTGTACGTCGTGGTGTTTGATCCAACTCATCCGGATACGTTTCTGGCCTGTGCCAAGATTCGACACCAGAAGCCGAGAACAGCTCGCGCTCTGGTGGATGGCGGTGGCATGCGCGGAGATATGCGCTTTACTCAACGATCCCGGTTCGAGCCTACGTGGATCCAGGCCAACTTCGGAGCGGCCAGCAATGAGACTGCGGCCAACATTAACTACGCCAAAGATGTCTCTAGCTTCCGGATCAATCAGCTTCCTTTGGAAGCTTACGCAGGTCCGGAGGAACGCTACTGTCTAACAGGTGGTGGCGTCTTCAACCCGACCGGAATTGCCGAGAAAGATAAGCCACCGCCTGGCTATGGTACGCAAGATCAGTATCCGGTCGGTGATCTGAGTGGAAAGCTGCTGAATAGAAACAAGAAAGAGTCGCattcgttttatctgcccggTTCCAGTGCGGAACTGTCCGGACTTTACTGGGACACATTTTTACCTCTTCAAGGACCGAACGCGATCACCTTCCGTAGCTTCTCCGTGCATCGTTACAACCGAACACTGCCAACAAACATCACCGAAGCCCCGTGGGCCTGTGGTACGGTGGCGCTGTACGAGTTCAATCGGCCTTATCACTTGCCAATTCTAACGGCCCAGGTCCTGTACCGGTACCCCATCGTGGGTCGCATCCTGTTCCGACAGGTGAAGGATGAACATTGGTCGGAGACGGCCGTCATCTTCGAGTATCTGATCCATGCGGACGGCTCGAACGTCAACAAAACGGCCGATCATCGGTGGGCCATTACGGATGAACCGCCGGGGAAGGATTTCTACGATTGGCAGAACCGCTGCGTGAGTGCTGGTGGAGTGTACAATCCGTTCAAGGCTGCCCCACTCATGGGGAAAGGATGGGAAGAGATTTGTACCGGGTCTTCCGTAGAGTTGTGCCGGGTTGGTGATCTTTCGAACCGGCTGGGAGCACTGGCAATCGCTGGACATAAGCGAGAGGCGACGGAGATTAGTAGGAAAATGTTTATCGACGTGAATCTGCCGTTGAGTGGACCAGCTAGCATTCTTGGCCGATCGTTGGTAATCTTTGATGATAACGGACCGAAAGCGCGCGGTGAGCGTCTTGCCTGTTCAGT CATTGGAGGATATCATCGCCGAAAGGTAGTCGCCAGAGATTGGTACTCCAATGGTGATTTGTTAACGATCAAAGGGAAGCTGGAGCTGGTACAGCAATCAGAGTACGATCTTACGAACGCAGAAGTTGATTTCAAGGGACTAGATCAAAACAGTGGCTACCATGTGCATGTA GCCCCCGTAGAAGGTGATCTAGAGTTCCCGTGCGAAGACTCCACCGTGTACGGACACTGGAATCCAAGAAACGTTGAGCCCAAACAATCACCACCCCCGGCAATGGGCAGCACGGATCAGTACGAGCTCGGAGATCTTAGTGGCAAGTTTGGAACACTGGATGGAGTGACCATGTACGAGCAGACGTACAATGACACACGGCTACCACTGTTCGGGTACGAGAGCATTATCGGCCGTTCGATAGTGGtgcacaaaaaggaaaagaaccGACGCTGGGCCTGCAGTACACTGGAGCGTGGATACAGTCCGAACGAGGCGCGTGAGATACGAGCAATTGCATCGTTTCATCATCCGGCCGGCTTTGCCTACGGGTACATACGGTTCACGCAGCTGATCGGTAATGATAACAGCCAGAGTGACACCATCATTGAGGTGAAGCTGCGCTACCCCGGTAAGCATGACCGCAATGTGACGCACAACCACAACTGGCACATCTGGGTGAACCCAGTCGGCGTGGATGCAACCGTTCAGCAGGTGGAAACGCGCTGTGTAGCGGCGGGATATGTGTGGAACCCTTACTACACACAGCTAGCAGATCCTTTAAAT CAAGAGCTGTACAAGCAAGAATGTGGACCGGATAATCCACTGCGCTGTTACGTAGGCGACGTAGGCGCCCGTCTTGGTCCCATCTCGATCGGTAGCCGGCGGCAGGTGTTTACCGACAGCAATTTCCCCCTGGAAGGTACGGTCAGCGCACTCGGCCGGTCGATCGTCATTTTTGGGGCCGAGTTTTCGGGCCACCGATTCGCCTGTGCCAAGATCGAGCCCGATCATGACATTGTGAAGTACATTAACCTGAAGAAACCGCCCCGCTTCGTGGTGGCACAGTTTCTCGAAGACGTGCGGCACGTAATGGGCCTGCCCGAATGGATGCTGGCGATCGATTCGCGCAGCACCAAGTCGCTGCACAATGACGCCTGCATTCAAATGATCGTTCACTTCAAGGGACCGGCCGCGCACAAGATAGAGCAAGACTTTTCGCGACTGCTCGCGGTTGGGCGGCTCGATTCGCCGAGCATCTACATCCCCGGGTACGATAATAGCAAGCGCAAGCGGACGCTCTCCTACCGAACGTGTGGGGTGCGCGATCCAAACGAAAAGAGCGCAAAAACGCTGTTCGGAAGTAGTGGTTCGATGCGCAGTTTACCTGCAGGTTTGGGGGTGTTGTTAGCGTTGGCGTTTGTGAGATTATTTAGCCAAGCTATGGTTTAG
- the LOC121590208 gene encoding pyridoxal phosphate homeostasis protein codes for MIRKVMAEVDVKLGIRQTLQKIEETYNKRLALSNASKPLLIAVSKTKPVDLILDAYSVGQRDFGENYVQELVEKANDARILEHCQDIRWHFIGHLQSNKINKVINLPNLHMIQTVHSIKLAEGLNKAWEKVKAENAEKKQQLNVLVQINTSGEDEKNGVQPEDAVGLFRYVLDKCPNLNCEGVMTIGRFGHDYTTGPNPDFGTLMKCQQDICSTFERDPAELQVSMGMSDDFVQAIEAGSTIVRVGSSIFGARAKKPTDA; via the exons ATGATACGCAAAGTGATGGCGGAGGTAGACGTAAAACTGGGCATCCGGCAGACGCTGCAGAAAATCGAGGAAACGTACAACAAACGATTGGCG CTCAGCAATGCTTCCAAACCGCTGCTGATCGCGGTCAGTAAGACCAAGCCGGTCGATCTGATCTTGGACGCATATTCAGTGGGTCAGCGAGATTTCGGCGAAAACTATGTCCAGGAGTTGGTGGAGAAGGCGAACGACGCCAGAATCCTGGAACACTGTCAGGACATCCGGTGGCACTTTATCGGCCACTTGCAGAGCAACAAGATCAACAAG GTGATAAATCTTCCAAATTTACACATGATCCAAACCGTACACAGCATCAAGCTGGCCGAAGGGCTGAACAAGGCGTGGGAAAAGGTGAAGGCAGAAAACGCcgaaaagaagcagcagctcAACGTACTGGTTCAAATAAACACCAGCGGCGAAGATG AGAAAAATGGAGTCCAACCGGAGGACGCAGTCGGCCTGTTCCGGTACGTGCTGGACAAATGTCCCAATCTGAACTGCGAGGGTGTCATGACGATTGGTCGATTCGGACACGACTACACCACCGGACCGAATCCGGACTTTGGCACGCTGATGAAGTGCCAGCAAGATATCTGCAGTACGTTCGAGCGTGACCCAGCCGAGCTGCAGGTGTCGATGGGCATGTCGGATGATTTCGTGCAAGCG ATCGAGGCGGGCAGCACCATTGTGCGCGTGGGCAGTTCTATTTTCGGGGCCAGGGCAAAGAAACCAACCGATGCGTGA
- the LOC121590597 gene encoding outer dense fiber protein 3-like protein 2 encodes MSAKNKGPGPAAYGLPPEIGFNQHDPRKDRKPMYTMRPAFKTRFDTLGPGPAVYDLKKITRVGGPREPKYSLASRLNERKPDLVPGPGAHNNHLVPTMKCKRPPLYSFGQRIDVPNREIIPAPNRYDGLIYMTRTKAPCYSMRPHTKQIHGLEGPGPARYGPTSRDVTHKRAPNYTLRAGHKHLTERTPHPGPNRYGLMNLRMDTTAPSYSFGIRYPDWKDPMIIPGDNC; translated from the exons ATGAGTGCCAAGAACAAAGGTCCTGGACCGGCGGCTTACGGTCTGCCGCCTGAAATCGGCTTCAACCAACACGACCCGCGGAAAGATCGCAAACCAATGTACACGATGCGGCCGGCGTTTAAAACCCGCTTCGACACGCTCGGTCCCGGCCCGGCCGTGTACGATCTGAAGAAGATAACGCGCGTTGGAGGACCCCGGGAACCGAAGTATTCGCTCGCAAGCCGACTCAACGAGCGCAAGCCGGATCTCGTTCCCGGCCCGGGTGCGCACAACAATCATCTGGTGCCGACGATGAAATGTAAACGTCCGCCCTTGTACAGCTTCGGCCAGCGTATCGATGTGCCCAACCGGGAGATCATACCGGCGCCGAATCGATACGATGGGCTGATTTACATGACTCGTACCAAAGCTCCGTGCTACTCGAT GAGACCGCATACGAAGCAGATTCACGGCCTGGAAGGACCTGGTCCGGCTAGGTACGGTCCTACCTCGCGCGATGTCACCCACAAACGGGCACCGAACTATACGCTGCGTGCTGGCCATAAGCATCTTACGGAGCGGACGCCTCATCCCGGCCCGAATCGCTACGGTTTGATGAACCTGCGCATGGACACCACGGCACCGAGCTACAGCTTTGGCATCAGATATCCAGACTGGAAGGATCCAATGATTATACCGGGTGACAATTGTTAG
- the LOC121588193 gene encoding myosin regulatory light chain 2, whose product MSEKEKKVKKKKASSKDDTPADTPGADTPAAPTPSDSAAGSQRGSTRGSSSRKAKKAPSSVFVLFSQKQIAEFKEAFALMDNDKDGVIGKNDLRSTFDALGKLVSDKELDEMLGEATGPLNFTQLLTLFANRMSGGGQDDDDVVINAFKAFDTNGKIDGEKFRFALTHWGQDKFTEDEVDDAFDQMVIDDKGYIDTAALIGMLTGSEEGEEE is encoded by the exons ATG TCtgagaaggagaagaaggtcaagaagaagaaggcgtCGTCCAAGGATGACACCCCAGCAGATACCCCTGGAGCAGACACCCCGGCGGCACCGACCCCCTCGGACTCTGCGGCCGGCTCGCAGCGCGGCTCGACCCGCGGCTCGTCGTCCCGCAAGGCAAAGAAGGCCCCATCCTCGGTCTTCGTTCTCTTCTCCCAGAAGCAGATCGCCGAATTCAAAGAG GCTTTCGCGCTAATGGACAACGACAAGGATGGTGTCATTGGCAAGAACGATCTCCGCTCCACCTTCGACGCCCTCGGCAAGCTGGTGTCGGACAAGGAGCTGGACGAGATGCTCGGTGAGGCTACGGGACCGCTCAACTTCACCCAGCTGCTGACGCTGTTCGCCAACCGCATGTCGGGTGGTGGCCAGGATGACGACGATGTCGTCATCAACGCGTTCAAGGCCTTCGACACCAACGGCAAGATCGATGGCGAGAAGTTCCGCTTCGCCCTGACCCACTGGGGCCAGGACAAGTTCACCGAGGACGAGGTTGACGATGCATTCGATCAGATGGTCATTGACGATAAGGGCTACATCGACACTGCTGCTCTGATCGGCATGCTCACCGGATCCGAGGAGGGAGAGGAAgaataa
- the LOC121589819 gene encoding uncharacterized protein LOC121589819, whose protein sequence is MFLRVQLLALALAVTLVQSSSAYYSGPFLFWGLDDLKDLQSPALAEVDDKMLRDLYSNAAAVVVFLRNGTTKLSADSFPTFKRIVEKYEYMYSPQQMLSSNPLDYNVNAEVINLVGSPSQQDVELSALFRDSTENYGERKVLGILANQWEEPHVLHKREAKGGDDLYSTSTTPGSPTDEPEIADSLYNVPGKAILYMTGPPVLKMLNDSDEGETTHVLDKHTLATYDARERESKMIVTFKVDDSTKLTLKFRFDMDAGYWSMSKVDVFVMDTKSKDGAKSLDTTLELEGKAPYAPLGASYSCARQLVFRNGTTILTLENIQVQPALEGKTKFDSAWDCVGFTTAPILSGIFVTSFMLIGLTIAIIAILDIKTPNRFESRTGKQLTFTVQE, encoded by the exons ATGTTTCTCCGGGTGCAGCTGCTGGCGTTGGCGCTGGCCGTGACGCTGGTGCAAAGTTCGAGCGCCTACTACAGCGGGCCGTTCCTATTTTGGGGCCTGGACGATCTGAAGGACCTGCAGAGCCCGGCCCTGGCCGAGGTGGACGACAAGATGCTGCGGGATCTGTACTCGAACGCGGCCGCGGTGGTGGTTTTTCTGCGCAACGGCACCACCAAACTGTCGGCGGACAGTTTCCCCACGTTCAAGCGGATCGTGGAGAAGTACGAGTACATGTACAGCCCGCAGCAAATGCTGAGCTCCAATCCGCTCGATTACAACGTGAACGCTGAG GTTATCAATCTGGTTGGCTCACCGTCCCAGCAGGATGTGGAACTGTCCGCACTGTTCCGCGACTCCACCGAGAACTATGGCGAGCGGAAGGTGCTGGGCATACTGGCCAACCAGTGGGAAGAGCCGCACGTACTGCACAAGCGTGAGGCGAAGGGTGGCGATGACCTCTACTCGACCAGCACCACGCCCGGCAGCCCGACGGACGAGCCGGAAATTGCCGACTCCCTGTACAATGTGCCCGGCAAGGCGATCCTGTACATGACCGGCCCGCCGGTGCTGAAGATGCTGAACGATTCGGACGAGGGTGAAACGACGCACGTGCTGGACAAGCACACGCTCGCCACGTACGATGCCCGGGAGCGCGAGAGTAAGATGATTGTCACCTTCAAGGTGGACGATTCGACGAAG CTCACACTCAAGTTCCGCTTCGATATGGATGCCGGGTACTGGTCCATGTCCAAGGTGGACGTATTTGTGATGGACACGAAGAGCAAGGACGGTGCCAAGTCGCTCGATACGACGCTGGAACTGGAGGGTAAGGCTCCGTACGCACCGCTGGGCGCATCGTACTCTTGCGCCCGCCAGCTGGTATTCCGCAATGGCACCACCATTCTGACGCTGGAGAACATTCAG GTGCAGCCGGCCCTGGAAGGGAAAACGAAGTTTGACAGCGCCTGGGACTGCGTTGGGTTCACCACGGCCCCGATCCTGTCCGGCATCTTCGTCACGTCCTTCATGCTGATCGGGCTGACCATCGCCATCATCGCCATACTGGACATCAAGACGCCGAACCGGTTCGAGTCACGCACCGGAAAGCAGTTGACATTCACCGTGCAGGAGTAA